A genomic region of Pithys albifrons albifrons isolate INPA30051 chromosome 20, PitAlb_v1, whole genome shotgun sequence contains the following coding sequences:
- the PSMB7 gene encoding proteasome subunit beta type-7, translating into MAAVSVLSAPAGGFSFDNCARNSLLEAELAQKGLRAPAPRKTGTTIAGVVFKDGIVLGADTRATEGMVVADKNCSKIHFISPNIYCCGAGTAADTEMTTQLISSNLELHSLSTGRLPRVVTANRMLKQMLFRYQGYIGAALVLGGVDITGPHLYCIHPHGSTDKLPYVTMGSGSLAAMAVFEDKYRTDMEEEEAKQLVRDAIAAGIYNDLGSGSNIDICVISKNKLDFLRPYDVANKKGDRFGRYKCEKGTTAVLTENVALLELEVLDETVQTMDTS; encoded by the exons ATGGCGGCCGTGTCCGTGCTCAGCGCGCCCGCGGGCGGATTCAGCTTCGACAACTGCGCGCG GAACTCGCTGTTGGAGGCCGAGCTCGCCCAGAAGGGGCTGCGGGCACCGGCACCGCGCAAAACCGGCACCACCATCGCTGGCGTCGTGTTCAAG GATGGCATCGTCCTCGGAGCAGACACGAGAGCAACCGAGGGGATGGTTGTGGCTGACAAGAACTGTTCGAAAATACACTTCATTTCCCCCAATATCTA TTGCTGTGGTGCTGGAACAGCTGCAGACACTGAGATGACAACTCAGCTGATCTCCTCCAACCTGGAGCTCCACTCCCTGTCCACGGGGCGACTTCCAAGGGTTGTCACAGCCAACAGGATGCTGAAGCAGATGCTGTTCAG GTACCAAGGCTACATCGGGGCCGCCCTGGTGCTGGGCGGGGTGGACATCACGGGCCCCCACCTGTACTGCATCCACCCCCACGGCTCCACTGACAAGCTGCCCTACGTCACCATGG GCTCTGGATCACTGGCAGCCATGGCCGTGTTTGAGGACAAATACAGAACTGACATGGAG GAGGAGGAAGCCAAGCAGCTGGTGCGAGACGCCATCGCCGCCGGGATCTACAACGACCTGGGCTCCGGCAGCAACATCGACATCTGCGTCATCAGCAAGAACAAGCTGGACTTCCTGCGGCCCTACGATGTGGCCAACAAGAAGGGGGACAG gTTTGGCAGGTACAAGTGTGAGAAGGGAACAACTGCTGTTCTCACAGAGAATGTGGcactcctggagctggaggtgttggACGAGACGGTGCAGACCATGGACACGtcctga